One window from the genome of Gemmatimonadaceae bacterium encodes:
- the glp gene encoding gephyrin-like molybdotransferase Glp, with protein MAHTVAQAATEIVAAIHTIDAEDVPLRRALGRVLAADVMSPLDLPPWNNSSMDGYAVRSGDVRGASLAHPVTLAVIGTIAAGARADRPLGTAEAYRIMTGAPLPPGADTVVRVEDTDAGVERVTIRDDRDVGRNVRPRGEDLAAGALAVARGTRLDPAHLGVLASVGSATVRVARRPRVAILATGDELVDVDRFDEVRRGERIVTSNSYTLEALVRTAGGEPVLLGLVRDDPAALRACLAAAPPHDLLLTSGGISVGEFDHTRRVLADLGAELRFWRVKIRPGAPLGFGTWRGAPWIGLPGNPVSSMVTFELFARPALRRLQGVARVFAQRVPVRLTQRVVTLAGLTHFLRAVVHPDGDGVLAARLTGAQGSGLLTSMARANALLVVPADREVVEAGETLGALLLGNETLLGESVDL; from the coding sequence ATGGCGCACACCGTCGCGCAGGCCGCCACCGAGATCGTCGCGGCCATCCACACAATCGACGCGGAGGACGTGCCGCTGCGCCGCGCCTTGGGTCGCGTGCTCGCCGCCGATGTGATGTCGCCGTTGGATCTACCGCCATGGAACAATTCGTCGATGGACGGCTATGCGGTGCGCTCCGGTGACGTGCGCGGCGCCTCGTTGGCGCATCCGGTGACGCTGGCCGTGATCGGGACGATCGCCGCCGGTGCGCGGGCCGATCGCCCCCTGGGAACCGCGGAAGCATATCGCATCATGACGGGCGCTCCATTGCCCCCGGGCGCCGATACGGTGGTCCGCGTGGAGGATACCGACGCGGGCGTGGAGCGCGTGACGATTCGCGACGACCGCGACGTGGGGCGCAACGTCCGGCCGAGGGGCGAAGACCTCGCCGCCGGCGCTCTGGCGGTCGCCCGCGGCACGCGGCTGGACCCCGCACACCTTGGCGTGCTCGCGTCGGTCGGCAGCGCCACGGTGCGCGTCGCGCGCCGGCCGCGCGTGGCCATTCTCGCCACGGGCGACGAACTCGTGGACGTGGACCGGTTCGACGAGGTGCGCCGCGGCGAGCGCATCGTAACGTCGAACAGCTACACCCTGGAGGCGCTCGTGCGAACGGCGGGCGGGGAGCCCGTGCTACTCGGGCTCGTACGCGACGATCCGGCCGCGCTGCGCGCTTGTCTCGCGGCGGCACCGCCCCACGATCTGCTGCTCACATCGGGCGGCATCTCGGTGGGGGAGTTCGATCACACGCGGCGAGTGCTGGCCGATCTGGGCGCCGAGCTGCGGTTCTGGCGTGTCAAGATCCGGCCGGGAGCGCCATTGGGCTTCGGCACCTGGCGCGGTGCGCCGTGGATCGGACTGCCGGGGAATCCGGTTTCGAGCATGGTGACGTTCGAGCTATTCGCGCGGCCGGCGCTCCGCCGTCTGCAGGGCGTGGCGCGGGTGTTCGCGCAGCGCGTGCCGGTGCGCCTCACCCAGCGGGTCGTGACCCTCGCCGGCCTCACGCATTTCCTGCGGGCGGTGGTACACCCGGACGGCGACGGCGTGCTGGCCGCGCGTCTCACCGGGGCTCAGGGATCGGGACTGCTCACGAGCATGGCGCGGGCCAACGCCCTGCTCGTCGTGCCGGCGGATCGCGAGGTCGTGGAGGCGGGCGAGACGCTGGGCGCTCTGCTCCTCGGCAATGAGACGCTGCTCGGCGAATCGGTCGACCTCTAG